A genomic segment from Dendropsophus ebraccatus isolate aDenEbr1 chromosome 7, aDenEbr1.pat, whole genome shotgun sequence encodes:
- the GUF1 gene encoding translation factor GUF1, mitochondrial isoform X2, producing the protein MQRLWVGKVVGSSAVRGKAGRIPKAASNKQVLDKLQVERERGITVKAQTASLFYTFEGKKYLLNLIDTPGHVDFSYEVSRSLSACQGVLLVVDANEGIQAQTVANFFLAFEAQLSVIPVINKIDLKNADPERVEKQIEKMFDIPTSDCIRISAKFGTNVERVLQEVVRRIPPPTIEKGSPLKALLFDSTFDHYRGVIASIALFGGEVCKGNKIVSAHSGKCYEVNEVGILTPDEVPAEKLLAGQVGYLVAGMKDVQEAQIGDTLHLLKQPVEPLPGFKPAKPMVFAGMFPVDQSEYSNLKSALEKLTLNDSSVSVSRDSSAALGAGWRLGFLGLLHMEVFNQRLEQEYNASVIVTCPTVPYKAVLSSPKLIKEHGEQEITIVNPSEFPDRSVVKEYLEPMILGTIILPDEYLGKIMSLCQTRRAEQKSFLYIDEHRIMMKYLFPLNEVVVDFYDNLKSLSSGYASFDYEDAGYQPADLVKMDILLNGRPVEELVTIAHREKAYTVGKAICERLQEAIPRQLFEVAIQAAIGSKIIARETIKAYRKNVLAKCYGGDITRKMKLLKRQAEGKKKMRKIGNIEVPKDAFIKVLKRQPEK; encoded by the exons ATGCAGAGGCTTTGGGTTGGCAAAGTAGTGGGATCTTCGGCGGTCCGTGGTAAAGCAG GGCGTATTCCCAAAGCCGCCTCCAATAAGCAAGTTCTGGATAAGCTACAAGTGGAGCGAGAGAGGGGAATTACAGTGAAAGCTCAGACTGCTTCTCTATTTTATACTTTTGAGGGGAAGAAGTATCTCCTTAACCTGATCGACACGCCG GGTCATGTTGACTTTAGCTATGAGGTTTCAAGGTCCCTTTCTGCTTGTCAAGGTGTATTATTGGTGGTCGATGCAAATGAG GGCATTCAGGCACAGACTGTGGCAAACTTCTTCCTGGCCTTTGAAGCTCAGCTTTCGGTTATTCCTGTAATAAACAAG ATTGACTTGAAGAATGCAGACCCGGAGAGAGTGGAGAAACAAATCGAAAAGATGTTTGACATTCCCACAAGTGACTGCATCAGG ATCTCagcaaagtttggaacaaatgTGGAGAGAGTACTTCAGGAAGTTGTCCGAAGGATTCCACC ACCTACTATAGAAAAGGGCAGTCCCCTAAAAGCCCTGCTGTTTGACTCAACGTTTGACCACTACCGGGGTGTGATAGCCAGTATTGCCCTGTTTGGAGGGGAAGTGTGTAAAGGCAATAAAATAGTGTCCGCCCACTCTGGCAAATGTTATGAAGTCAATGAGGTTGGCATACTGACCCCTGATGAAGTACCAGCGGAAAAATT GCTTGCTGGGCAAGTAGGATACCTGGTCGCTGGAATGAAAGATGTACAGGAAGCACAGATAGGAGACACCCTACATTTACTGAAGCAACCTGTGGAGCCTCTGCCTGGGTTTAAACCTGCAAAGCCCATGGTGTTTGCAG GAATGTTTCCAGTTGACCAATCTGAGTACAGCAACCTAAAAAGTGCTCTGGAAAAGCTGACCTTGAATGATTCCAGTGTGTCTGTCAGCCGGGATAGTAGTGCGGCACTAGGTGCAGGCTGGAG GTTGGGCTTTTTAGGCCTGTTACACATGGAGGTTTTTAACCAGAGACTGGAGCAGGAGTACAATGCATCTGTCATAGTGACGTGCCCTACAGTCCCATACAAAGCCGTGCTGTCTTCTCCGAAACTGATCAAG GAACATGGAGAACAAGAGATTACTATTGTAAATCCATCAGAATTTCCTGACAGATCTGTAGTGAAGGAGTATCTGGAACCTATGATATTGGGCACAATTATTTTACCAGATGAATATCTTGGGAAGATCATGTCTCTGTGCCAG ACAAGAAGGGCAGAGCAGAAGAGCTTCCTCTACATAGATGAACACAGGATCATGATGAAGTATCTGTTCCCTCTGAACGAGGTTGTGGTAGATTTTTATGACAATTTAAAATCCTTATCGTCTGGATACGCCAG CTTTGACTATGAAGATGCAGGATACCAGCCAGCTGATCTGGTGAAGATGGATATTTTATTGAATGGCCGCCCTGTTGAAGAGCTAGTCACTATTGCACATAG AGAAAAGGCATATACTGTGGGTAAAGCAATATGTGAGCGGTTACAGGAGGCCATACCAAGACAGCTGTTTGAGGTAGCAATTCAGGCCGCCATCGGTAGCAAGATAATAGCACGAGAAAC AATCAAAGCCTACAGGAAGAATGTCTTGGCAAAATGC TATGGTGGCGATATCACAAGGAAGATGAAGCTGCTGAAGAGACAAGCTGAAGGGAAGAAAAAAATGAGGAAAATCGGTAATATTGAAGTACCTAAGGATGCATTCATCAAAGTATTAAAAAGACAGCCAGAAAAGTGA